The Camelina sativa cultivar DH55 chromosome 14, Cs, whole genome shotgun sequence genome includes a window with the following:
- the LOC104742560 gene encoding sugar transport protein 9 translates to MAGGAFVSDGGGGGSYEGGVTVFVIMTCIVAAMGGLLFGYDLGISGGVTSMGEFLSKFFPEVDRQMHAAKRETAYCKFDNQMLQLFTSSLYLAALASSFVASAVTRKYGRKISMFVGGVAFLIGSLFNAFATNVAMLIVGRLLLGVGVGFANQSTPVYLSEMAPAKIRGALNIGFQMAITIGILLANLINYGTSKMARNGWRVSLGLAAVPAVIMVIGSFILPDTPNSMLERGKYEQAREMLQKIRGADNVDEEFQDLCDACEAAKKVENPWKNIFNEAKYRPALVFCSAIPFFQQFTGINVIMFYAPVLFKTLGFGDDASLISAVITGVVNVVSTLVSIYAVDRYGRRILFLEGGIQMIVSQIVVGTLIGMKFGTTGAGTLTPATADWILAFICLYVAGFAWSWGPLGWLVPSEICPLEIRPAGQAINVSVNMFFTFLIGQFFLTMLCHMKFGLFYFFGGMVLIMTIFIFFLLPETKGVPIEEMGRVWKQHPFWKRYIPDDAVIGGSEETYVKEV, encoded by the exons ATGGCTGGAGGAGCTTTTGTAtcagatggtggtggtggaggaagcTATGAAGGCGGGGTCACAGTCTTTGTCATCATGACCTGTATTGTAGCCGCTATGGGAGGTCTCCTCTTTGGTTACGACCTCGGAATCTCAG GAGGAGTGACATCAATGGGGGAGTTTCTGAGCAAGTTTTTCCCGGAGGTGGATAGGCAAATGCACGCAGCAAAGCGAGAGACTGCTTACTGCAAATTCGATAACCAAATGCTCCAATTGTTCACTTCCTCACTCTACCTCGCGGCTCTTGCGTCTTCCTTTGTAGCTTCGGCTGTTACAAGGAAGTACGGACGCAAAATCTCCATGTTTGTTGGAGGGGTTGCTTTCCTCATAGGTTCTCTATTCAACGCATTTGCCACCAACGTTGCAATGCTCATCGTCGGTAGATTGTTGCTCGGAGTCGGTGTTGGATTTGCTAATCAG TCTACTCCGGTTTATCTCTCGGAGATGGCTCCTGCAAAGATCCGAGGAGCACTTAACATCGGGTTTCAAATGGCTATAACCATTGGGATTTTGCTTGCAAACCTAATCAACTATGGAACATCTAAAATGGCCCGGAATGGATGGAGAGTGTCCTTGGGTTTAGCCGCTGTTCCGGCAGTCATTATGGTTATCGGATCTTTTATCTTGCCTGATACACCAAACTCAATGCTCGAGAGAGGCAAGTACGAACAAGCGAGAGAGATGTTACAAAAGATTCGTGGAGCTGATAACGTAGATGAGGAGTTTCAAGATCTTTGTGATGCTTGTGAGGCTGCTAAGAAAGTGGAGAATCCATGGAAAAACATCTTCAACGAGGCCAAATACAGACCCGCACTTGTTTTCTGTTCTGCGATTCCTTTCTTCCAACAGTTTACTGGTATCAATGTGATCATGTTCTACGCTCCCGTTCTCTTTAAAACTCTCGGTTTCGGGGATGATGCCTCGCTCATCTCAGCGGTTATTACGGGTGTGGTCAATGTTGTCTCTACCCTTGTCTCGATCTATGCCGTTGACAGATACGGAAGAAGGATTCTCTTCCTTGAAGGAGGCATCCAAATGATCGTTAGCCAG ATCGTTGTTGGTACCTTAATTGGTATGAAATTTGGAACCACGGGAGCGGGGACCTTAACACCTGCAACAGCGGATTGGATCCTAGCTTTCATATGTTTGTATGTTGCAGGGTTTGCATGGTCATGGGGTCCATTAGGATGGTTAGTACCAAGTGAGATCTGTCCGTTGGAAATCAGACCAGCGGGACAAGCCATCAACGTCTCCGTCAATATGTTCTTCACTTTCCTCATTGGACAATTCTTCCTGACGATGCTTTGCCACATGAAGTTTGGTCTCTTCTACTTCTTTGGAGGAATGGTTCTGATCATgaccatcttcatcttcttcttgttgccgGAGACAAAAGGGGTTCCTATAGAAGAAATGGGAAGAGTATGGAAGCAACATCCGTTCTGGAAACGTTACATCCCAGATGATGCTGTTATTGGAGGAAGTGAAGAAACCTATGTCAAGGAGGTTTGA
- the LOC104742561 gene encoding thioredoxin X, chloroplastic-like, whose amino-acid sequence MDSIVSSSTVLIRSYLTSPVRSLSPAVSSVSVKPLSSVQVTSVAANRQLLSFRPGGRRTRKLTSSAIRCGGIKEIGESEFSSTVLESERPVLVEFVATWCGPCKLIYPAMEALSQEYDDKLTIVKIDHDANPKLIAEYKVYGLPHFILFKDGKEVPGSRREGAITKAKLKEYIDGLLSSISVA is encoded by the exons ATGGACTCTATCGTCTCCAGTTCGACGGTTCTTATCCGATCATATCTCACTTCTCCGGTTCGTTCACTTTCTCCCGCTGTTTCTTCCGTCTCCGTCAAGCCTCTGAGCTCAGTTCAAGTAACCTCCGTCGCGGCTAACCGCCAACTACTTTCGTTCAGGCCCGGTGGTAGACGAACCAGGAAACTCACTAGCTCGGCGATAAGATGCGGCGGAATCAAAGAGATTGGAGAGAGTGAGTTCTCGAGTACGGTTCTGGAATCAGAACGGCCGGTTTTGGTTGAGTTCGTCGCTACTTGGTGCGGTCCCTGCAAATTGATCTATCCCGCCATGGAAGCCTTATCTCAG GAATATGATGACAAATTGACGATTGTAAAGATTGATCACGACGCTAATCCCAAGTTGATAGCAGAGTACAAGGTTTATGGTTTACCTCATTTCATCCTCTTCAAGGACGGGAAGGAAGTTCCAGGTAGCAGAAGGGAAGGCGCTATTACAAAGGCCAAGCTTAAGGAGTACATTGATGGTCTTTTGAGCTCGATCTCTGTTGCCTAA